One part of the Methylobacterium mesophilicum SR1.6/6 genome encodes these proteins:
- a CDS encoding site-specific DNA-methyltransferase encodes MASPRTVAADVVARKQVSRAGRPASAPRMGLVPAQRSLPLDQVLVGDCIAAMNALPASSVDCVFADPPYNLQLGEAGLLRPDQSRVDAVDDDWDKFATFEAYDAFTRDWLAACRRVMKPNASLWVIGSYHNIFRVGSALQDLGYWILNDIVWRKANPMPNFRGKRFTNAHETLIWASRSAESKGYTFHYEALKGGNEDLQMRSDWFIPLCTGEERLKDATGHKVHPTQKPEALLARTLLAATNPGDVVLDPFFGTGTTGAVAKRLGRRFIGIEREATYAEAARTRIAAVETLSRAALMVAPTKRAEPRVPFLSVIEAGHIRPGETVTDERRRFRATVRPDGQLDNGLVIGSIHKIGALVQGLPACNGWTFWHVERGGKPVVIDTYRAGLRQAMANG; translated from the coding sequence ATGGCTTCCCCGCGTACCGTGGCTGCCGACGTCGTCGCCCGGAAACAGGTCTCGCGTGCCGGGCGGCCCGCGTCGGCACCACGGATGGGTCTCGTACCCGCCCAGCGTTCCCTGCCCCTCGACCAGGTTCTCGTCGGGGACTGCATCGCCGCCATGAACGCCCTGCCGGCGTCGAGCGTCGACTGCGTCTTCGCGGATCCGCCTTACAACCTTCAGCTCGGCGAGGCCGGCCTCCTGCGCCCGGACCAGAGCCGCGTCGACGCGGTCGACGACGACTGGGACAAGTTCGCGACCTTCGAGGCCTATGATGCCTTCACCCGGGACTGGCTCGCCGCCTGCCGCCGCGTGATGAAGCCGAACGCGAGCCTCTGGGTGATCGGGTCATACCACAACATCTTCCGGGTCGGGAGCGCGTTGCAGGATCTCGGTTACTGGATCCTCAACGACATCGTCTGGCGCAAGGCCAACCCGATGCCGAACTTCCGCGGCAAGCGCTTCACCAACGCCCACGAGACCCTGATCTGGGCGTCCCGCTCGGCGGAATCGAAGGGCTACACCTTCCATTACGAGGCGCTCAAAGGAGGCAACGAGGACCTCCAGATGCGCTCGGACTGGTTCATCCCCCTCTGCACCGGCGAAGAGCGGTTGAAGGATGCGACCGGGCACAAGGTCCATCCGACGCAGAAGCCCGAGGCCCTGCTCGCCCGGACCCTGCTGGCGGCGACCAACCCCGGCGACGTGGTGCTCGACCCGTTCTTCGGCACCGGCACGACGGGCGCCGTCGCCAAGCGCCTCGGCCGCCGCTTCATCGGCATCGAGCGCGAGGCGACCTACGCCGAGGCCGCCCGCACGCGGATCGCTGCCGTGGAGACGCTGTCGAGGGCGGCTCTGATGGTGGCGCCGACCAAGCGCGCCGAGCCGCGTGTGCCGTTCCTGTCGGTGATCGAAGCGGGTCATATCCGGCCCGGCGAGACCGTCACCGACGAGCGCCGCCGCTTCCGCGCCACGGTGCGTCCGGACGGGCAACTCGACAACGGCCTCGTCATCGGCTCGATCCACAAGATCGGCGCCCTGGTCCAGGGGTTGCCGGCCTGCAACGGCTGGACCTTCTGGCACGTCGAGCGCGGCGGAAAGCCCGTGGTGATCGACACTTACCGGGCCGGTCTCCGCCAAGCGATGGCGAACGGCTGA
- a CDS encoding septal ring lytic transglycosylase RlpA family protein → MLATVLSTTLPAAAQSGAASWYGSGHRTANGERFNPNGMTAAHRSLPFGTRVRVENTRTGRSVVVRINDRGPFVRGRIIDLSRGSARALGMGGTTYVSLHVLH, encoded by the coding sequence ATGCTCGCCACCGTCCTCAGCACCACCCTCCCGGCCGCCGCGCAGAGCGGAGCGGCCTCCTGGTACGGCAGTGGCCACCGCACCGCGAACGGCGAGCGTTTCAACCCCAACGGGATGACCGCCGCCCACCGCAGCCTGCCCTTCGGCACCCGCGTCCGCGTCGAGAACACGCGCACCGGCCGCTCGGTGGTCGTTCGCATCAACGACCGCGGTCCGTTCGTGCGCGGCCGCATCATCGACCTGTCGCGCGGCTCGGCCCGCGCCCTCGGGATGGGCGGCACGACCTACGTGTCCCTGCACGTCCTGCACTGA
- a CDS encoding polyhydroxyalkanoic acid system family protein — protein sequence MPKPLIVDIPHDLGRDEAKRRLEHGTDQARAFLAKSGIAVDQLAWTGDRLDFGVSAMAQKVAGTIDVGAESVRLEVKLPFLLALFAEKIQKVASKEGNLLLTKK from the coding sequence ATGCCCAAGCCCCTCATCGTCGACATCCCGCATGACCTCGGCCGCGACGAGGCCAAGCGGCGCCTCGAACACGGCACCGATCAGGCGCGGGCCTTCCTGGCCAAGAGCGGCATCGCGGTAGACCAGTTAGCCTGGACGGGCGACCGGCTCGATTTCGGCGTCTCCGCCATGGCCCAGAAGGTCGCCGGCACCATCGACGTGGGTGCCGAGAGCGTCCGCCTCGAGGTGAAGCTGCCGTTCCTCCTGGCTCTGTTCGCCGAGAAGATCCAGAAGGTGGCGAGTAAGGAAGGCAATCTCCTGCTGACCAAGAAGTAG
- a CDS encoding ATP-binding cassette domain-containing protein, translating to MAAPPLLTLQDVALTFGGTPLITRADLAIAPGERTCLVGRNGSGKSTLMKIAAGLVEPDRGRRFVQPGTTIRYLAQEPDFSGFATTLDFVEAGLPPGESTHRARYLLECLGLTGAEDPTKLSGGEGRRTALAQALAPEPDVLLLDEPTNHLDLPAIEWLESELKGTRAALVLISHDRRFLSALSRATIWLDRGETRRIDQGFSSFEAWRDAFFEEEERDQHKLDRKIVAEEHWLRYGVTARRKRNVRRLGNLHELRKNRREVRRPVGNVSMQASDAESSGSLVVEARDIAKSYGDRTIVDGLSLRVMRGDRLGIVGANGAGKSTLINLLMGQLAPDAGQVVLGTNLLPVVLDQARAVLEPGMTVTDVLTGGRGDSVTVNGQSRHVIGYLKDFLFNPEQARTPVSVLSGGERNRLLIARALAQPANLLVLDEPTNDLDLETLDLLQEMLGDYQGTLILVSHDRDFLDRVVGSVLVSEGAGRWVDYAGGYSDMLIQRGQGIEARTVAPKTKEPRERSAPSVSQPAGKPKLGFNEQHELKTLPARMQKLEAAIGQLRALLADPDLYARDPARFDKASSMLAQAETELSQAEDRWLELEMLQTG from the coding sequence ATGGCCGCTCCCCCGCTCCTCACCCTTCAGGACGTCGCGCTCACCTTCGGCGGCACGCCGCTGATCACCCGCGCCGACCTCGCCATCGCGCCCGGCGAGCGAACCTGCCTGGTGGGCCGGAACGGCTCCGGCAAATCGACGCTCATGAAGATCGCCGCCGGCCTCGTCGAACCCGACAGGGGGCGCCGGTTCGTCCAGCCCGGCACGACGATCCGCTATCTCGCCCAGGAGCCGGACTTTTCCGGCTTCGCGACCACGCTGGACTTCGTCGAGGCCGGCCTGCCGCCGGGGGAGTCAACGCACCGCGCACGCTACCTGCTGGAGTGTCTCGGGCTGACCGGCGCGGAGGATCCGACCAAGCTCTCGGGCGGCGAGGGACGGCGCACGGCGCTCGCGCAGGCGCTGGCCCCGGAGCCGGACGTCCTGCTCCTCGACGAGCCCACCAATCATCTCGATCTCCCCGCCATCGAGTGGCTGGAGTCGGAGCTGAAGGGCACCCGCGCGGCCCTCGTCCTGATCAGCCACGATCGGCGCTTCCTCTCCGCCCTGTCGCGAGCCACGATCTGGCTCGACCGCGGCGAGACCCGGCGGATCGACCAGGGCTTCTCCAGCTTCGAGGCGTGGCGCGACGCCTTCTTCGAGGAGGAGGAGCGCGACCAGCACAAGCTCGACCGCAAGATTGTCGCCGAGGAACACTGGCTGCGCTACGGCGTCACCGCCCGGCGCAAGCGCAACGTCCGGCGACTGGGCAACCTGCACGAGTTGCGCAAGAACCGCCGCGAGGTCCGCAGGCCGGTCGGCAACGTCAGCATGCAGGCCTCCGACGCTGAATCCTCGGGCAGCCTCGTGGTGGAGGCGCGCGACATCGCGAAGTCCTACGGCGATCGCACCATCGTCGACGGATTGTCCCTGCGGGTCATGCGGGGCGACCGGCTCGGCATCGTCGGCGCCAACGGCGCCGGAAAGAGCACGCTGATCAATCTGCTGATGGGCCAGCTCGCACCGGATGCCGGGCAGGTCGTGCTCGGTACCAACCTGCTCCCGGTGGTGCTCGATCAGGCCCGGGCGGTGCTGGAGCCCGGCATGACCGTCACCGACGTGCTCACCGGCGGCCGGGGCGACAGCGTGACCGTCAACGGCCAGAGCCGCCACGTCATCGGCTACCTGAAGGACTTTCTGTTCAATCCCGAGCAGGCCAGGACACCGGTCTCGGTGCTGTCGGGCGGCGAGCGGAATCGCCTGCTGATCGCCCGGGCGCTCGCCCAGCCGGCCAACCTCCTGGTCCTCGACGAGCCGACCAACGACCTGGATCTGGAGACCCTCGACCTGCTCCAAGAGATGCTGGGCGACTACCAGGGCACGCTGATCCTCGTGAGCCACGACCGCGACTTCCTCGATCGCGTGGTCGGCAGCGTGCTGGTCTCCGAGGGGGCGGGACGCTGGGTGGACTATGCCGGCGGCTACAGCGACATGCTGATCCAGCGCGGGCAGGGGATCGAGGCACGCACCGTCGCCCCGAAGACCAAGGAGCCGCGGGAGCGGTCCGCTCCGTCCGTATCGCAGCCGGCGGGCAAGCCGAAGCTCGGCTTCAATGAGCAGCACGAGTTGAAGACGCTTCCCGCGCGCATGCAGAAGCTCGAAGCCGCGATCGGCCAGCTCCGGGCGCTCCTGGCGGATCCCGACCTCTACGCGCGCGACCCCGCCCGCTTCGACAAGGCCTCGTCCATGCTGGCGCAGGCCGAGACCGAACTCTCGCAGGCGGAGGATCGCTGGCTCGAACTGGAGATGCTGCAGACGGGGTGA
- a CDS encoding DUF3606 domain-containing protein, whose protein sequence is MIDNLRRREPEDKSKINVHEDWELEYWARRFGVTKERIKDAVRQVGVQTKDVAEFLGQRWP, encoded by the coding sequence GTGATTGATAACCTGCGCCGGCGGGAGCCGGAGGACAAATCCAAGATCAACGTCCACGAGGATTGGGAGCTTGAGTACTGGGCTCGAAGGTTCGGTGTGACGAAGGAGCGGATCAAGGACGCTGTCAGGCAGGTTGGCGTGCAGACGAAGGACGTCGCCGAATTTCTCGGCCAGCGGTGGCCGTGA
- a CDS encoding carboxypeptidase M32: MTAYQTLEQRFARLAALEGAAGILGWDAQTLMPDGAAEARGDQLAILRGLAHEMLTAPAAAEELVAAERTENLDPWPAANLREMRRALAHATAVPRDLVEASSRAVSRSEMVWREARRDSNFAKLEPHLAEVLRLQREIGQAKGEALGLDPYDALLDSYDPGMRRTTIDPLFADLTSWLPALIARAREIQAARPAPLPLAGPFPVEVQRALGLRLMEAVGFDFTRGRLDISLHPFCGGATDDVRITTRYDAADFGRALMGVLHETGHALYEQGRPASWRHQPVGAARGMSLHESQSLIVEMQACRSREFFTFLAPLLREAFGRSGPEWSPENLHALNTRVAPGFIRVDADEATYPAHILLRYRLETAMIAGDLAVRDLPGAFNDGIRELLGLTVPDDRVGCLQDIHWPSGAFGYFPTYTLGALAAAQLFRAAQAAEPALPGCLAEGDFAPFRDWLRANVHAVGSVLGTDDLLTRATGAPLGTAAFRAHLEARYLGD, translated from the coding sequence ATGACCGCCTACCAGACCCTCGAACAGCGCTTCGCCCGCCTCGCGGCCCTCGAAGGCGCGGCAGGGATCCTCGGCTGGGACGCGCAGACGCTGATGCCGGACGGCGCCGCGGAGGCGCGGGGCGACCAACTCGCGATCCTGCGCGGGCTGGCCCACGAGATGCTGACGGCGCCCGCGGCCGCCGAGGAACTCGTCGCCGCCGAGCGTACGGAGAACCTCGATCCCTGGCCGGCCGCCAACCTGCGGGAGATGCGTCGCGCCCTGGCGCATGCCACCGCCGTCCCCCGCGATCTGGTGGAGGCGAGTTCCCGGGCCGTGTCCCGCTCCGAGATGGTATGGCGCGAGGCACGCCGCGATTCCAACTTCGCCAAGCTGGAGCCGCACCTCGCCGAGGTTCTGCGCCTCCAGCGGGAGATCGGGCAGGCGAAGGGCGAGGCCCTCGGCCTGGATCCCTACGACGCGCTGCTCGACAGCTACGATCCCGGCATGCGCCGGACGACGATCGATCCGCTCTTCGCCGACCTGACCAGCTGGCTGCCGGCGCTGATCGCCCGCGCCCGCGAGATCCAGGCCGCGCGGCCGGCACCGCTGCCGCTCGCCGGCCCGTTCCCGGTCGAGGTGCAGCGGGCGCTCGGCCTCAGGCTCATGGAGGCCGTGGGGTTCGACTTCACACGCGGGAGGCTCGACATCAGCCTGCACCCGTTCTGCGGCGGCGCCACGGACGACGTGCGGATCACCACCCGCTACGACGCGGCCGACTTCGGACGCGCTCTGATGGGCGTCCTGCACGAGACCGGCCACGCCCTGTACGAGCAGGGCCGCCCGGCCTCCTGGCGGCACCAGCCGGTCGGCGCAGCCCGCGGCATGAGCCTGCACGAGAGCCAGTCGCTCATCGTCGAGATGCAGGCCTGCCGGAGCCGTGAGTTCTTCACCTTCCTGGCGCCGCTGCTGCGCGAGGCCTTCGGGCGGTCAGGACCGGAATGGTCGCCGGAGAACCTGCACGCGCTCAACACCCGGGTCGCTCCCGGCTTCATCCGGGTGGACGCGGACGAGGCGACCTACCCGGCCCACATCCTCCTGCGCTACCGGCTGGAGACCGCGATGATCGCCGGAGACCTCGCCGTGCGCGACCTGCCGGGCGCCTTCAACGACGGCATCCGGGAACTCCTCGGCCTGACTGTGCCGGACGACCGGGTGGGGTGCCTCCAGGACATCCACTGGCCGAGCGGCGCGTTCGGCTACTTCCCGACCTACACGCTCGGCGCGCTGGCGGCGGCGCAGCTGTTCCGGGCCGCGCAAGCCGCCGAGCCGGCCCTGCCGGGCTGTCTCGCGGAAGGCGACTTCGCGCCGTTCAGGGACTGGCTGCGGGCCAACGTGCACGCGGTCGGGAGCGTCCTCGGGACCGACGACCTGCTGACTCGCGCCACCGGTGCGCCGTTGGGCACGGCGGCGTTCCGGGCCCACCTGGAGGCGCGCTATCTGGGCGACTGA
- a CDS encoding ATP-binding protein yields MRLTHLALERYGAFTDRTLAFRPDARLHVVLGANEAGKSTALAAVTDLLFGFGKSTPYAFLHDMPQLRLGAEIVAGDGRRLSFRRRKGNSRTLIDAAEAPLPDDALAPFLGGISRAVFCRAFGLDAASLRAGGREMVDSEGEIGASLFAAGSGLRGLTELHASLEAEADGIFAPRQAKHRTFYQALERHETARRTIREKGLRVGDWRSLNDEIAAAAQQLDALRTEQKALAVARARLERLKRVRPILAEIDALEERVSTDRGLADADPAWIERLGAALERCRAGQIEAERAEGTRARARAEAEAVAVEPGLTLRADEILAALSGTKAFEKGAADLPRIEGDSHKVGLELERLRARIGAADVAALGAGQPTDAARARIERLIRDHRLLAAAEEQIARDLAAARTECDRMARAVEAAGATHDPTPLREALKPLARLRERIAAHATLEATIRRETALLHNQAARLSPPVPDLAALVRLPLPRPETVARFRTLLDGKTRERERAADHRDAALRQANATRERLRAREAGRPIATRERVEALREARDAAFSPLREAMEAGRPVGPPAIATYERALLDADRLADARADDAARSAAHAADLDRLAAEEAALAAAADDVAGIDAEIAEGEAAWREAWREAGIVPASPAEMVAWLAEIETMIEAEERLADQRLGRDRIWAEIDAARAPIAALGARAGLDPAPGLDSGQAFDRLEDRVATLASRWEANLQTGGSLRAAQTAAERLEAARDETESRRAAWRTEWSAALQPLGLDAAARPEEAEGALGAWRTVPDRLSERAALERRSAGIRRDMEAFRSAAAALVDALAPDLAGTPPTGAIRTLHARLVAAQARDARRAELDRRWEEAEAAARSAADLRDASREALGRQIAEAMPDLAGAPLPEIEVLFGRLMARERFRAEQLRLRNSLAGAADGLPESDLRADLGALPPEVLEAELARLALEAEEQAERGQVIFADRDRAERRRAELEGGTGAELALAERKAAEADLEASARSWAVLRFAGLMLSQAMARHRAGQQDPLVARAGALFRALTGGGFSGLTQTYDEADTPKLAGQRAGGGTVAIEGMSEGTRDQLYLALRLAYLEDYAGRAEPAPFVGDDLFSTFDETRTGYGLDALAEIGAQIQPILFTHHRHVAEIARERLGAAVDVVAL; encoded by the coding sequence ATGCGCCTGACCCACCTCGCCCTGGAGCGCTACGGCGCGTTCACGGACCGGACCCTCGCGTTCCGGCCCGACGCCCGGCTGCACGTGGTGCTGGGCGCCAACGAGGCCGGCAAGAGCACCGCCCTCGCGGCCGTCACGGACCTGCTGTTCGGATTCGGGAAGAGCACCCCCTACGCCTTCCTGCACGACATGCCGCAATTGCGGCTCGGCGCTGAGATCGTCGCGGGCGACGGCCGCAGGCTGAGCTTCCGCCGCCGGAAGGGCAACAGCCGGACCCTCATCGATGCCGCCGAGGCGCCTCTGCCCGACGATGCACTGGCGCCGTTCCTCGGAGGGATCTCCCGCGCTGTGTTCTGCCGCGCCTTCGGCCTCGACGCCGCGAGCCTTCGGGCGGGAGGACGCGAGATGGTCGATTCCGAGGGCGAGATCGGCGCCAGCCTGTTCGCGGCCGGCTCCGGCCTGCGCGGCCTGACGGAGCTGCACGCGTCCCTTGAGGCGGAAGCCGACGGCATCTTCGCGCCGCGGCAGGCCAAGCACCGGACCTTCTACCAGGCGCTGGAGCGCCACGAGACGGCCCGCCGGACCATCCGCGAGAAGGGGCTGCGCGTAGGCGATTGGCGGTCTCTGAACGACGAGATCGCCGCGGCGGCGCAGCAGCTGGACGCCCTTCGAACCGAACAGAAGGCCCTGGCCGTCGCCCGCGCGCGCCTGGAGCGGTTGAAGCGCGTCCGCCCCATCCTCGCCGAGATCGATGCCCTGGAGGAGCGCGTGTCGACCGACCGCGGCCTGGCGGACGCGGATCCCGCCTGGATCGAGCGCCTCGGCGCCGCCCTCGAACGCTGCCGCGCCGGGCAGATCGAGGCAGAGCGCGCCGAGGGGACCCGCGCCCGCGCCCGCGCCGAGGCCGAGGCTGTGGCGGTCGAGCCGGGGCTGACGCTCCGCGCCGACGAGATCCTGGCGGCGCTCAGCGGCACCAAGGCCTTCGAGAAAGGGGCCGCCGACCTGCCCCGGATCGAGGGGGACTCCCATAAGGTCGGGCTGGAATTGGAGCGGCTGCGCGCCCGGATCGGGGCCGCGGACGTCGCGGCTCTGGGAGCCGGTCAGCCCACCGATGCCGCCCGCGCCCGGATCGAGCGGCTGATCCGCGATCATCGGCTCCTGGCGGCGGCCGAAGAGCAGATCGCCCGCGATCTCGCCGCGGCCCGCACCGAGTGCGACCGGATGGCCCGGGCGGTCGAGGCGGCGGGCGCGACGCACGACCCAACCCCGCTGCGCGAGGCGCTGAAGCCCCTCGCACGCCTGCGCGAGCGAATCGCCGCCCACGCGACCCTCGAGGCGACGATCCGGCGGGAGACGGCGCTGCTGCACAACCAGGCGGCCCGCCTGTCGCCGCCCGTCCCGGACCTCGCCGCGCTGGTACGGCTGCCGCTGCCTCGGCCGGAAACGGTGGCGCGCTTCCGCACCCTCCTCGACGGCAAGACCCGCGAGCGTGAACGCGCCGCCGACCACCGCGACGCGGCCCTCCGTCAGGCCAACGCGACCCGCGAGCGGCTGCGCGCGCGGGAGGCCGGACGGCCGATCGCCACGCGGGAGCGGGTCGAGGCGCTCCGGGAGGCCCGTGACGCGGCCTTCTCGCCGCTGCGGGAGGCGATGGAGGCGGGGCGGCCTGTGGGACCGCCCGCGATCGCGACCTACGAACGCGCGCTCCTCGATGCGGATCGGCTTGCGGACGCGCGCGCGGACGACGCCGCCCGGTCCGCTGCCCATGCGGCCGATCTCGACCGTCTCGCCGCGGAGGAAGCGGCCCTTGCCGCGGCCGCGGATGATGTGGCCGGGATCGATGCCGAGATCGCGGAGGGCGAGGCCGCTTGGCGCGAGGCATGGCGGGAGGCCGGGATCGTTCCCGCCTCCCCGGCCGAGATGGTCGCGTGGCTGGCCGAGATCGAGACCATGATCGAGGCCGAGGAGCGGCTCGCGGATCAGCGCCTCGGCCGGGACAGGATCTGGGCCGAGATCGACGCCGCACGGGCGCCGATCGCCGCGCTCGGCGCGCGTGCCGGCCTCGACCCGGCGCCCGGGCTCGACAGCGGGCAAGCCTTCGACAGGCTCGAGGATCGCGTCGCCACGCTCGCGAGCCGCTGGGAGGCGAACCTGCAGACCGGCGGATCGCTGCGCGCGGCGCAGACCGCGGCCGAGCGGCTGGAGGCCGCCCGGGACGAGACCGAGAGCCGCCGCGCCGCGTGGCGCACTGAATGGTCGGCGGCGCTCCAGCCCCTCGGGCTCGATGCCGCCGCCCGACCCGAGGAGGCGGAGGGCGCCCTGGGGGCGTGGCGCACCGTGCCCGACCGACTCTCGGAGCGCGCCGCTCTCGAGCGCCGCTCGGCCGGCATCCGGCGCGACATGGAGGCGTTCCGGAGCGCCGCGGCGGCTCTGGTCGACGCGCTGGCCCCCGATCTGGCGGGCACGCCGCCGACCGGTGCCATCCGCACGCTCCACGCGCGTCTCGTCGCCGCCCAGGCCCGCGACGCGCGCCGCGCCGAGCTGGACCGGCGCTGGGAGGAGGCGGAGGCGGCTGCCCGCTCCGCCGCCGACCTGCGCGATGCGTCCCGGGAGGCTCTGGGTCGGCAGATCGCCGAGGCGATGCCGGATCTCGCCGGGGCGCCGCTTCCCGAGATCGAGGTGCTGTTCGGCCGGCTCATGGCCCGGGAGCGATTCCGGGCCGAGCAGCTTCGGCTGCGCAACAGCCTCGCCGGGGCTGCCGACGGGCTGCCGGAGTCCGATCTGCGCGCCGATCTCGGCGCGCTGCCGCCGGAGGTGTTGGAAGCCGAGCTGGCCCGCCTTGCCCTGGAGGCTGAGGAGCAGGCCGAGCGCGGTCAAGTCATCTTTGCTGACCGGGACCGGGCCGAGCGGCGCCGGGCGGAGCTGGAGGGTGGGACCGGGGCCGAGCTGGCGCTGGCCGAGCGCAAGGCCGCCGAGGCCGACCTCGAGGCGTCGGCGCGGTCCTGGGCGGTCCTGCGCTTCGCCGGCCTGATGCTGAGCCAGGCGATGGCCCGGCATCGCGCCGGACAGCAGGACCCCCTGGTGGCGCGGGCTGGCGCGCTGTTCCGGGCGCTGACGGGCGGCGGATTCTCGGGGCTCACCCAGACCTATGACGAGGCCGACACGCCGAAGCTCGCGGGCCAGCGCGCCGGAGGCGGCACGGTGGCGATCGAGGGTATGAGCGAGGGCACCCGCGATCAGCTCTACCTCGCCCTGCGGCTCGCCTATCTCGAGGACTATGCCGGCCGCGCCGAACCGGCGCCGTTCGTCGGCGACGACCTGTTCTCGACCTTCGACGAGACCCGCACTGGATACGGCCTGGACGCGCTGGCCGAGATCGGAGCGCAGATCCAGCCGATCCTGTTCACCCATCACCGCCACGTCGCCGAGATCGCGCGGGAGCGGCTGGGGGCCGCCGTAGACGTGGTCGCGCTGTAG
- a CDS encoding metallophosphoesterase family protein — protein sequence MTGFSFIHAADLHLGSPLAGLAARDAELARRLASAGRQAFEDLVSRAIERAVAFVVVAGDVYDGDWADTTIGLFFARQVARLDRAGIPTILVRGNHDAESVITRALTLPPSVHVFPSNRAGTLRLDDLRVALHGRSFQGRAVEENLSLTYPAAVPGWFNLGILHTSCTGHAAHETYAPCSIADLAARGYDYWALGHIHEYAELSRDPWIVFPGNLQGRSVRECGEKGAVVVDVADGRVTGVTRLALDRARFEQVTVDLAGAADIRAVLEAAEVALRPLSALAATRLILVRVLLTGVTPAHDALSADRDAVTAEIQAAAHRMHEDIWLERLKIETRRPRASLDPAGPAIDPAALLADLDRDPEFRARARAALAEIGGRMPSTVAAEAGLEAEFDAFCAEAEALILGRLGGRHC from the coding sequence ATGACGGGCTTCAGCTTCATCCACGCGGCGGACCTGCATCTCGGCAGCCCGCTGGCGGGCCTCGCCGCCCGGGATGCCGAACTGGCGCGCCGACTCGCTTCGGCGGGGCGCCAGGCCTTCGAGGATCTGGTCAGCCGGGCCATCGAGCGCGCGGTCGCCTTCGTGGTCGTGGCTGGCGATGTCTACGACGGCGACTGGGCCGACACGACGATCGGCCTGTTCTTCGCCCGGCAGGTGGCCCGGCTCGACCGCGCCGGCATCCCGACCATCCTGGTGCGGGGCAACCACGACGCCGAGAGCGTGATCACCCGTGCCCTGACCCTGCCGCCCTCGGTCCACGTGTTCCCGTCGAACCGCGCCGGCACGCTGCGTCTCGACGATCTGCGGGTCGCCCTGCACGGCCGGAGCTTCCAGGGCCGGGCGGTCGAGGAGAACCTGTCTCTAACCTACCCGGCCGCCGTGCCGGGCTGGTTCAACCTCGGCATCCTCCATACCTCCTGCACGGGTCACGCGGCGCACGAGACCTACGCGCCCTGCTCGATCGCCGACCTCGCGGCGCGCGGCTACGACTACTGGGCGCTCGGCCACATCCACGAATATGCCGAGCTGTCCCGGGATCCCTGGATCGTGTTCCCCGGCAACCTCCAGGGACGGAGCGTGCGCGAGTGCGGGGAGAAGGGCGCCGTCGTGGTCGATGTGGCTGACGGCCGGGTGACCGGCGTCACCCGCCTCGCCCTCGATCGCGCCCGGTTCGAGCAAGTCACGGTGGACCTCGCCGGCGCCGCCGACATTCGTGCCGTCCTGGAGGCTGCGGAAGTGGCGCTCCGGCCCCTCTCCGCGCTGGCGGCGACCCGCCTGATCCTGGTGCGCGTCCTCCTTACCGGCGTCACGCCGGCCCACGACGCGCTCTCGGCGGATCGCGACGCCGTCACGGCCGAGATCCAGGCCGCCGCCCACCGGATGCACGAGGATATCTGGCTGGAGCGGTTGAAGATCGAGACACGCCGGCCCCGCGCGTCCCTCGATCCGGCCGGTCCCGCCATCGATCCGGCCGCCTTGCTCGCCGACCTCGACCGCGATCCGGAATTCCGCGCCCGAGCCCGGGCCGCCCTCGCCGAGATCGGTGGGCGGATGCCGTCGACGGTGGCCGCGGAGGCCGGTCTGGAAGCGGAATTCGATGCCTTCTGCGCCGAGGCAGAGGCGCTGATCCTCGGTCGACTCGGGGGGCGCCATTGCTGA
- a CDS encoding endonuclease/exonuclease/phosphatase family protein, with product MTIAARPVRPGPAPAVSPPVPPADRSSEPFKIVSWNLLRRTGAAVDDVAALVAQEKPDLLLMQEATRAIGFLLDRIGGHYAWAPLPGRIHGLAMWSPKPWPAPPRVIALPSGALVHRVCQILDLGEFGVANVHLSHGQMLNRRQLRRIVGELPARAAVLGDYNIVGPALIPGFRDVGPRRPTHAMVDVLPLRLDRCLARGLICHDHAVLPRGPSDHRPIVVHLGPAPEAHAPGRFKGMAAAVARLRRANGPAARARRRPPG from the coding sequence ATGACCATCGCTGCCCGTCCGGTTCGCCCCGGCCCTGCGCCCGCCGTCAGCCCGCCCGTCCCGCCCGCCGACCGCTCGTCCGAGCCCTTCAAGATCGTGAGCTGGAACCTTCTGCGGCGCACCGGCGCCGCCGTGGACGACGTGGCCGCCCTCGTCGCACAGGAGAAGCCCGACCTGCTGCTGATGCAGGAGGCGACCCGGGCCATCGGCTTCCTGCTGGACCGGATCGGCGGCCATTACGCCTGGGCGCCGCTACCCGGGCGCATCCACGGACTGGCCATGTGGAGCCCGAAGCCCTGGCCGGCACCGCCCCGGGTGATCGCGCTGCCCTCCGGGGCGCTCGTGCACCGGGTCTGCCAGATCCTCGACCTCGGGGAGTTCGGCGTCGCCAACGTCCACCTGTCCCACGGGCAGATGCTGAACCGGCGCCAGCTCCGCCGCATCGTCGGCGAATTGCCGGCCCGCGCCGCGGTTCTCGGCGACTACAACATCGTCGGCCCCGCGCTGATCCCGGGATTCCGGGATGTCGGCCCGCGCCGGCCGACCCACGCGATGGTGGACGTGCTCCCTCTGCGGCTCGACCGCTGTCTCGCCCGCGGCCTGATCTGTCACGATCACGCGGTGCTCCCGCGAGGCCCGTCCGATCACCGGCCGATCGTCGTCCATCTCGGGCCGGCCCCGGAGGCGCACGCCCCCGGGCGCTTCAAAGGTATGGCAGCAGCAGTCGCACGCCTGCGTCGCGCAAACGGACCGGCAGCGCGCGCGCGGCGACGTCCTCCCGGCTGA